The Sorangiineae bacterium MSr11954 DNA segment CGGGCTCACCGAGCGTAACGTCTCCGATGGCGCGCAGCCACTCCATGGCGCGACCGGGGAGGGGACCACTGACGAAAATGCGCGGGTGAGATTTCATGCCGAGCACAGTACGGTATGATTCTCCGAGGAAGAACCCGGATGGCCATGCAAGTCCCCATCGAGCCGTTTCCGGAAGGCACCGTCCTTCTCGGAAAATATCGGGTCGAGCGGCTTCTCGGCCGCGGCGGGATGGGCATGGTGGTGGCCGCGCTCAACGTCGACCTCGACCAGCGGGTCGCCCTCAAGTTCGTGAACGCCGAGTCCCTCCACCGCGAGGCGCTGGCCCTCCGCTTCGTGCGCGAGGCGCGCGCCGCCAGCAAGCTGCGAAGCGAGCACGTGGCCAAGGTGATCGACGTGGGCAAGCTCGAGACCGGGCTGCCCTACATGGTCCTGGAGCTGCTCGAGGGGTGCGATCTGCGCGCGGTGGTGGCCGAGCGAGGCGCCCTGCCGGTCCCGGTGGCGGTCGACTTCGTGCTGCAAGCCATCGACGCGGTGGCGGAGGCGCACCAGCTGGGCATCGTTCACCGCGACTTGAAGCCGGCGAACCTGTTTCTCGCGCAACGCGGGGACGGCGAGCGGATCATCAAGCTGCTCGACTTTGGGATCTCCAAAGTGCAAGAAGGATTGGACGAGTCGGGCGAGCGGGAGGCGACGCTCACGTCCACCACGGCTTTTCTGGGCTCCCCGGCCTATGCATCGCCCGAGCAGTGCCGCTCACCCAAAGACGTGGATGGCCGGACGGACATCTGGTCGCTGGGCGCCATCCTGTACGAGCTCTTGACCGGGCGAAGACCCTTCGATGCGCGCTCGCAGGCCGAGCTGCTCGCCGCCGTTTTTCTGCTCGAGCCGCTCCCGATCCGGGTGGCCATGCCGCAGGTGCCGGCCGAGCTGGAGGCGGCCATCTTTCGTTGCTTGCGCAAGAATCCCGCCGAGCGCTTTGCGAGCGCGGCCGAGCTGGCGGTGGCGATCGCGCCCTTTGGCTCGGGGCAATGGAACCGCTGCATGGACCGGGCCGTTCGTCTGGCCGGGTATACGGTGCCGCCGCCGGGGCTGCCGGCCCAAGGGGCGGTGGCGCCAGCGTATGCCGCGGGCACGGTGACGGGGGTGCACGCGAAGCGTGTGGCGACCTCGGTCATCATCGCCGTTCTGGTGGGCGTGCTTGCGGCGGTCGCGGTCGCGGGCGGGGCGGTGTTGTGGGCGGTGCGGAGGCATGAGGCGAAGGAGGTCGCGCCGGCGGCCGTGGTTTCGTTGTCGGCGCCGGCATCCTCGGTGTCTGCACCGGTACGCGAGGTGCCGTCGGCGGCAGAAGCGCGAAGTGCTGCGCCATCGGCGAGCGCCGCGCCATCGGCGAGCGCCGCGCCATCGGCGGGCGCCGCGCCATCGGCGAGCGCCGCGCCCGAGCCGAAACGGGAAGCCCCGCGCCCCCCGCCGCGCGATCGCAAAAAGAGCCTGCTCGAAACGCGTCAGTAGCCGCCCAGTTCGAAGCGTCCGCGCGCGACGAGCCCGGCGCTTCCCGTTCGCACATCCCCCGCCGGCACCAGATGCAGCGCCGCGCCGGATGGCCGCGCGGGCGCCGAGAACCAAAGCACCCCCGCGCCTGCGAGGGCCACACCGCCCACGATGAACGCCACGGTGGCCATGTTCGCATCGGTCTTGGCGTCGCTCCCCATGTCGATGCTGTCGCGCGGGCAGCCATCGGGCTGGCACTTGTCCTTGGCGTCCGACCAGCGCGAGCCAGCCGTCAGCCCAAAGTACGTACCGAGCCCAATCCCCACGACCCCCACGCCCGCGGAGACGACGGCCAGCGTCTTTTGCGTCGACCAGCCGCCCGATCCCGCGGCGGTCCGCGGTGCCGGCGCCGCCGTTTGCGCCTGCGCCGCCGCTTCGACCGGCTTCGCCCCCGGCGCCGGCAGCGGCCCGTATCCCCGCCACGGGGCCGCCGGATCGGGCGGCGGCGCCCATTCGTTCGAGGGCGCCACCACGATCTCGCCTTGCGCGCCCTGCGCCAAGTGGATCCGCTTCGACCACACCGGCTTGTCCCGCACCACCACCACCACCGCGTGCTCGCCCGGATCGACGGGCACCGCCGTCCCCAGCACGGCCACGTCGATCGCGACCCCGTCGCGCTCGATCACGGCGTCGGCCGGGATCCCTCGCGCCTTCACCGTCAGACGCGGAAGCTTCGGCGCGAGCGCTCGAACGCGCTCCCGCGCATACTTCTCGCGCTCCCGCTGATTCTCGCGCGCGGCGAGCTCCGAGGCTTCCACGTACCGTGCCCAGGCGCTCGCCGTCTGTCCGTTTTCCTCGTAGCAGTTGGCCAAGTTGAGCACCGTTCCCGGCCTGGGATCGATGCGATGGCTGCTCTCGAACTTCACGCACGCCTCGGCGTAGCGGCGCGACTTCATCAGCGCTTGCCCTTCGTCGAAGAGCGCCTGCGCCGTGACCGAATCGTGGCCCGATTGCGCCCGGGCAGCCGGCGTCGTTCCGAGCGCTCCGAGCGTGAGCAGAAGGAGCGAAGCCCCGATGGGCGCGAGCCTCATCGGCCGATCGTCAACGGTGGATGATGACGTTGTCAATGCTCCATCCCGCGTTGGGGACGGTGCTGCTGCCATCGTTGCCCCATCGCCATCGAAGCGCGATGCTCTTTCCGGGCAGGTTCGGGGGCAAGTTGACGACGGTGGTCACATAGCCGCCCGACTTTCCGGTCCAAGCGCTGCGGCCCATGAGCGGCGGTCGATTGAGCGTGCCAATCACCCCCGTGTACCCCGCGGAGGAGAACGTGCCCCCCGCGGCTACGATATCGACGAAGGGCCCACCCTGGATTTGAATCTCCAGCACCCCGCCGTCGTAGAGCGCCTCCGACTCGTACGCGTGGCGAAAGCGTATTTGCGCCTGATTGCTCAAGATCAAGACCTGCGGGCTCACCAGCGCGGTGTCCAGCGTATTGGCGGATCCGCGCACGCGCGCGCAGTTCGGGGACGAATCGGCGTTGTCCTGGGATACGTACCAGAGCGTGCTCCCGGACGCGGTCAGGATGGCCACCTTCCAGCCCACGGGCAGATCGGGCGCGTCGTCGAAGCTCTCCAGAAAGGAGTCGAGGCACCAGATGGGGACGCGAACGTCCGCCGTATCCATCACGCCGGATCCGGTGGCCACCAGACAGCGCTGGGTCGGCGGCTGCGTCGCCACGGTGACCGTGTACGGCTGCCCCCTTCGCGAGGGCGCAAAGGAGTGCACGCCGTTCTCGCGTACGAGCAGGGTGTCGGAGCCATTCGCGAGGGTCAACGAGCCCACCAGCCCGCTCACATCGGCGTTGACCGTGTACCCGAGCGTCGTACAGACGACGACGACGTTGGTGACATCGTCGTCGCCGTCGCGGAGCGTGCCCACCGAGTTGGCGACCACGCAGTCTTGCACCGGTGAGTGCGGCGACGACTTCACCGACACCGTGTAGCTTTGTCCTTTTCCAATCCCGATTTCGAACGACGTGGCCCCCGGCTCGACCGTCACGTCGTTGTTCGGTCCACTGGTCAGCACCAGCCCTTTTCCGGCGAGCCCGGAGACCGTGCCGCGAATTTTTCGCCCCGCGTTCAGGCCGTCCGCCCCTTGGGTCGCCGTGGGATCCCACGACATGACGCACGCACCGCATGTCATCGTCGTGAGTGCGAGCACGATGGAGCGGATGAAGGGCCTTCGCAATGGGACTTGCCCGAGCGTTCCCATGTTCTTCCCCCTTTCGATGCGCACGCGAGCAAATGGCTTTTAGGCTCGCGTGAGCCTCGCCATCGGACCCTAGCTCCATGATTCCACGGTTCCAAGAGACGACAGCGCGTGAGCTTCGCTTTCGAATTTCGAGCGTGCATCGGCGCGCGCAAAGGTGAGCGCGCGCGTGTGAGCACCCGTGGGGGAACCGATGCTTCTATCGCGAGAGCGGCGAGCTATTGCGCGGCGGTACCTTGACTCGACCATCGCCGTCGGCATCCACGTAGACGAGCCCCGTGAAGCCAATGGCGCGCGCGTCGGGGTTGGGGAGCACGTCACCGAGCGGCGTGCGGGCCTCGGCCCACGCCAAGATCGCCGCGTCGGCATCGACCTTCAACGGCACGTCGCGCTCGAAGCGCACGCCATCGCGCGCGGGCCCCGCCTCGAAGCGCGCGGCGATGTCGTCGTTCACCCAGATCTCGACGGTCTCCACCGGCACCCACGCCGGCGCGAGCACCCGCACGTGCGCGAGCACCTCGCCCTTGCCCGCCGCAGAAGGCTTGCTGCCCGCCGCGCTCCGCGGCCGCACCACCGAGCCGGGCCACTTGCCGTCCACGGTGAGGGTCACCAGCGGCCCGGAGCTCACGGTGGTATCGCCCGATCGCAGCGCTTCGATGGCGCGCGCGGCGCGGTCGCTCGGGGAGCCCGCGGGTGTGTGCACGAAGGTCCGAGGATAGCCCGCCTCCTCGTACAAAAGCCGGTGCGAGTCGCTGTTGCCGGTGGCGATGGGCCTCCTCCCGCGCCGCGCGAGGGCGACCAGATCGCGCGCGCCCTCCCGCACCTTCTCCGGGGTCTCGATCCAGAGCCCGTTGTAGGCCTCGAGCGCGTCGAAGTCGTCGGCGAACTCGGGATCGGCGGCGCCGGTGGCGGGATCGAGGTGCGTCAAATCGAAATAGCCGATTTGCGGCGGCATGCGCGCGTGATTGACCTGCACCACGCGCGCGCCCGCGTCGCGCGCACGGGCGAAGAGCTCGGCCGGCGGGATATCGTAATAGGGAGGCACGGCCTCCTCGGCCGCGCGGGTCGGCGCCGGCAGCGGAAAGGCGTTGAAATGACCCCATAAGCGCGATCCGGCCGAGGTGATTTCATCCCCGCGCACCGTGGCCAGCTGCGACAATTTCAGCTCGCGCGCAAGAGGCTCGTAGTCGGTGACGTGATTGTGATCGGTGGCCACCGCCAAATCGATCCCCTCCGAGACCAAGCTCGCCAATCGCGCCTCCAGCGACACCGACGAGTCCGGGCTCGGCGCGGCGTGCAAATGAAAATCGGCCGTCGTCCACTCGTGGGTATCGATCACGGCCGCCAAGGAGTCCGAAATGGATTGCACCCCGCCCGCGGCGATATCGACCTCGCGGCGCGAGACCGCGTGCATCGGTCCATGGGTCGCCGTGACCGCATACCGCCCGGGCGCCAGATGCACGGTCGCCGCGCCGTCGAGGAGGTACACCGAGCGGCCGCCCGGGTACGCGCGCCCCGATTTCTCCATCTCGGGCGCCGGATCGGGCGTGCCCGCGAGGCCGCGAAGGAGAACGTGGGCGGCGATGGGCCCGCCGCGTCCGTCCGTGAACCGCAAATCGAGCTGGCCCGACGGGACCGCGACCAACCTCGGTCCGCCGGGCTCACCCGAGGAGGCCGAGACCGGCACCCGCTCCGGGGCGGGCACGCCATGGGCATCGCGCACCCGAAACGACTCGCCGAGCCCCTCGGGCAGCCGCACGGTGCGCGCAGGCCCTGGCGGAAGAACGCCCTTCACCAGCGCCTGCCCGGCCGCATTGCACAGCGCGAGGTGCCCGCCGCGCCCATCGGCGAGGCCGACCGCCGCTTTGCGGGTGGAGAAGGGAAGGGCCGCGAGCGCATCGAACGCATCGCCGCGCACCACGTGCACGGTGCGCGTCGCCTCGGCCCCCTCGTAGAGCACCGCGATGGGCGCCGGAAAAATCTCGCCCGCGATGCGGATCCGCTTGCTGCGCGCGCGCATCGCAGGCGCCTCGATGGCCACCCCGATGCCGTAGCCGCTCAGCACCAAGAACCGGGTGGCGCTGTCGCCCTCCCACTCGGCGCCCAGCTGATCGATGGCCACGTCCACGATCCCGGTGTTCAAATCGTCGGCCAGCACCGCGTTGGGCGGGAGCCCCGTGGCCACCGTTCGCACCCGATAGCGTCCATCGGCGAGCGCGCAAAGATCGGTCGCGAGGTGAACCCCATCCACGTCCCCCTCGATGCGCACGCCCTCCTGGCCGATGCCCGGCTCCGCGCACCGCGATGCGCTCACGGCGCTGGCCACGAGCGGGTGCAGCTTCTGCCCGGCGTCGACCCACCCCGCGCGCCACCAGAGCAGCGGATCGGAGCCCTTCGCGCCGTCGATGCCCACATCGACGATGGCCCCGCGCAGCGGGCGATGCCCCGGCAGATCCGGGGCCGCCGCCACGGTCAGCGAGGTGCCCGAGCTCCCGTGCAAAATCAAATCACCGCGCCGCGCATAGGCGCGGGGGGCGGTGGGCGCCATGTCCAAGGTGGTGACCCGCGCATCGATGCGCTCCGTTTTGGGCGGGCTCGCTCCGCGGCACGCGGCCAGCGAAACGGCTCCTGCGGCCGTGGACAGAACGAGAGCGGCGACCCACCGGTGGCGCATGCGCATGGCGCGCCGATCCTAGCGCCCGAGCGCCCGAGGATCATGACAAGCGTGCAGCGCAGCCGTGTCATCGCGGTGACGGTGCGCGCTTCGGTCAGGAAGAAAAAAACCGCCAGGGCCCCAGGGACGCCATAGAACCTGGAGCCCTGGCGGTTTTGCGTGTCGACTACGCGCGCCGGCGCATCACTTGCCGAGGATCGAATGGACCGGCAGCAGCGGGAGCACGTTCTTCAGCGCGCCCTGCACCACCGTGAGCAGCTCCGTGATCACCTTGGCCTGATCGAGGCCCAGCCCCAGCGCGGTGAGCTCCGGAATTTTCAAGTCCAGCCCCTGCGCGAAGTCGGCAAACGCCTTGACCACGGCCTGCAAGGTCGCGTCGAGGTTGCCCGCCGCCAAGCCGTCGAGATTGAGCTTGCTCACCGCGCCCAGCGCCGCCGCGAGCTTCCCATCGAGCTGCCCGTTCAACTGCGTCGACGTCTTGAGCAGCCCCTCCAGGGTTGCTTGCACATTGCCGCCGAGGTTCCCCAAAACAGCGCCCAGATCGCCCGAAATGGCCCCGCGGATGGCCGCCTCGAAGTCCGCGCGCGCGCTGGCGATGTCGCCCACGTTGGTCGCGGCCGAGATGGAGCTGGTGAGCTGCGCCGTCGCATCGAGCGCCGCCTGCAGCGCGTTGCCACCCTTCAGGATCTCGGCGACCGC contains these protein-coding regions:
- a CDS encoding serine/threonine protein kinase; this encodes MAMQVPIEPFPEGTVLLGKYRVERLLGRGGMGMVVAALNVDLDQRVALKFVNAESLHREALALRFVREARAASKLRSEHVAKVIDVGKLETGLPYMVLELLEGCDLRAVVAERGALPVPVAVDFVLQAIDAVAEAHQLGIVHRDLKPANLFLAQRGDGERIIKLLDFGISKVQEGLDESGEREATLTSTTAFLGSPAYASPEQCRSPKDVDGRTDIWSLGAILYELLTGRRPFDARSQAELLAAVFLLEPLPIRVAMPQVPAELEAAIFRCLRKNPAERFASAAELAVAIAPFGSGQWNRCMDRAVRLAGYTVPPPGLPAQGAVAPAYAAGTVTGVHAKRVATSVIIAVLVGVLAAVAVAGGAVLWAVRRHEAKEVAPAAVVSLSAPASSVSAPVREVPSAAEARSAAPSASAAPSASAAPSAGAAPSASAAPEPKREAPRPPPRDRKKSLLETRQ
- a CDS encoding CehA/McbA family metallohydrolase — encoded protein: MRMRHRWVAALVLSTAAGAVSLAACRGASPPKTERIDARVTTLDMAPTAPRAYARRGDLILHGSSGTSLTVAAAPDLPGHRPLRGAIVDVGIDGAKGSDPLLWWRAGWVDAGQKLHPLVASAVSASRCAEPGIGQEGVRIEGDVDGVHLATDLCALADGRYRVRTVATGLPPNAVLADDLNTGIVDVAIDQLGAEWEGDSATRFLVLSGYGIGVAIEAPAMRARSKRIRIAGEIFPAPIAVLYEGAEATRTVHVVRGDAFDALAALPFSTRKAAVGLADGRGGHLALCNAAGQALVKGVLPPGPARTVRLPEGLGESFRVRDAHGVPAPERVPVSASSGEPGGPRLVAVPSGQLDLRFTDGRGGPIAAHVLLRGLAGTPDPAPEMEKSGRAYPGGRSVYLLDGAATVHLAPGRYAVTATHGPMHAVSRREVDIAAGGVQSISDSLAAVIDTHEWTTADFHLHAAPSPDSSVSLEARLASLVSEGIDLAVATDHNHVTDYEPLARELKLSQLATVRGDEITSAGSRLWGHFNAFPLPAPTRAAEEAVPPYYDIPPAELFARARDAGARVVQVNHARMPPQIGYFDLTHLDPATGAADPEFADDFDALEAYNGLWIETPEKVREGARDLVALARRGRRPIATGNSDSHRLLYEEAGYPRTFVHTPAGSPSDRAARAIEALRSGDTTVSSGPLVTLTVDGKWPGSVVRPRSAAGSKPSAAGKGEVLAHVRVLAPAWVPVETVEIWVNDDIAARFEAGPARDGVRFERDVPLKVDADAAILAWAEARTPLGDVLPNPDARAIGFTGLVYVDADGDGRVKVPPRNSSPLSR